In Streptomyces sp. NBC_01381, the sequence ATGTCGGCACCTCCATGTGGAAGCGATCTCCTCTTGGGAGCGGCAAAAGAGGCGCGGCAATGTGAGGCGCCTCACCTACCGATTGTTCGGTCGTCGGCACATTTTGGCTACAGGCACCTCCAGGCTGTGGACAAACGGTTCTCCACAGCCTGGGATGGATGCAGTACGTCCATGGTAGGGAGGCGGGGGGGCATGGCATCTGAACGAATGGCCGACGGGCACGACGGCGATCGTCCGGAAGAGCGGTCGGGCGAGCAGCCGGAAGAGCGGCTCGGCGAGCGGTCGCCCGAGCGCCAGCAAGGTCTGCCGCGCCCGCTGGACGCCATCGACCGGGACATTCTGCACATCCTGCACACGGACGGTCGCGCGTCGATACGTTCCGTGGCCGAGCGCGTCCATGTGTCACGCGCCAACGCGTACGCGCGGATCAACCGCCTCATCGACGACGGCGTGATCCGCGGCTTCGGCGCCAGGATCAACCATGAACGGGCAGGTCAGGGGGCATCCGCATACATCACGCTCAAGATCGTCCAGAACACCTGGCGCACGGTGCGCGAGCATCTGCGCACGCTGCCAGGCGCCTCCCACATCGCACTGGTCAGCGGCGACTTCGACGTACTGCTCCTGGTGCACACGCCGGACAACCGCGCGCTGCGCGAGCTGGTGCTCACCCGGCTGCAGTCCATCCCCGAAGTGCTCAGCACGCGTACGTTGCTGGTCTTCGAGGAGGACGACCTGGAGCCGGAGAGCTGAGCCGTCAGGCCGCGCTGCGCAGCCCCGCGAAGGCCAGCTGGACGACGGCGTCGGCGACCTGCTCCCCCGATGAGGCGCCGCGGGCGTCCGGGCGGTACCACTCCACGATGGAGTTGATCATGCCGAAGAGCAGCCGGGTGGCGAGGCGCAGCTCGACGTCCGAGCGCAGATCGCCGTCCGCGACGGCCTCCTTGAGCAGTGCGGCGACCTGCTGGTCGAACTCCCTGCGCCGCTCCATGGCCCACCGCTCGGTGTCCGTGTTGCCGCGCACCCGAAGGAGCAGCGTCACATAGGGCAGTTCGGCCACGAGCACCTCGACGGTGCGGCGCGTGACGTACTCCAGGCGCTGGACGGCGCTGCCCACGCGCGCGTGCTCCTCGCCGAGGATCCCGAAGAGCCCGTCGAGCGCCCGGCTCACCGCGCGGCGGAGGAGCTCCTCCTTGCCCGACACATGGTGGTAGATCGAGGACTTGGAGATGCCGGCCGCCTTGGAGAGGTGCTCCATGGACGTGCCGTCGTAGCCACGCTCGTTGAAGACCCGCACGGCCACGCCGAGCAGCGTCTCCGGGGTGTACGTGTCCCGCCGTGCGGTGGTCATGAGTATTCCTCTCGCACGGCCTGACGCCGCAGGGCCTGGGACGGTGCGTAACGCCCCGTCGGGTACTCGTCGTTCAGGACATCGAGCGACTCGGCCACCCGGTACGCGGTGAGGCGGCGGCCCCATTCGAGCGGGCCCAGCGGGTAGTTGACGCCCAGCCGCATCGCGGTGTCGATGTCCTCGGCGCTCGCCACTTCGCGGCCCACTGCGTCCAGCGCGAAGTCGACGAGCATCCACACCGTGCGGGCCACGATCATCCCCGGGGTGTGCCCGATGACGCTGACCTTCTTGCCGAGCGCCTGGAAGAGGCCGATCGCCTCGTTCAGGGCCTGCTCGCCCACCCTGCTCGACGGCGCCAGGGCGATCCGGGTCGCGGCCCGGTAGTCCAGCGCAAGGTCGAAGTGGATCGTGGGCTCCGCCGCAGCGTCGGCCGCGGTTCCGTCGGCCAGGGCGAGGTGCACGCCGCTGGGGAGCTCGATGAAGCCCGGGTAGCTCGGGACGCCCTTCCCGCGGCCCACCCGGATGCCCGCCTTCCTGATGAGGTCGACGAGCGCGTCCGCCGGGAAGAGATCGCCGTGGAGGACGACGGACTCGGGGGCCTTCGCCGGCGCCGCGGTGTGCGGCTCCGCAGGCACGGCGTCGCCCCCGTACGCGTACCAGCCCTGTCCGGACTTGCGGCCCAGGCGGCGCGATTCGACGAGGCGGCGCTGGGCGAGCGAGGGCGTGAACTTGGGGTCCTGGAAGAAGGACTCCCACACGGAGCGGGTGACCGCCTCGTTCACGTCCTGGCCGATGAGGTCGGTGAGCTCGAAGGGGCCCATCTTGAAGCCGCCGCATTCGCGCAGGACCGCGTCGATCGTGGCCGGGTCGGCGGCCCGCTCCTCGTAGAGGCGCAGTGCCTCGGCGTAGAAGGGGCGCGCGATGCGGTTGACGATGAAGCCGGGGGTGTCCGCGCTGCGCACCGGGGTCTTGCCCCAGGCCTTCGCCGTCTCGTACGCGCGCGTGGCCGCCGTTTCTTCGGTCGCGAAGCCGCTGACCACCTCGACGAGCGGGAGCAGCGGCGCGGGGTTGAAGAAGTGCAGGCCCACGAAGCGGCCGGGCTTGTCGAGGGTGCCCGCGATGGCGGTGACGGACAGGGATGACGTGTTGGTGGCGAGGAGACAGTCCTCGGCGACAATCCCTTCGAGTTCTTCGAAGAGACGCTGTTTGACGTCCAGTTGCTCCAGGATCGCCTCGATGACGAGCCCGCACCCGGCAAGCCCCGCGAGGCTCTCGACGGGCGTGAGCCGGTCACCGGCGGCGGCGTGGTCGTCGGCCGTCA encodes:
- a CDS encoding TetR/AcrR family transcriptional regulator, with the protein product MTTARRDTYTPETLLGVAVRVFNERGYDGTSMEHLSKAAGISKSSIYHHVSGKEELLRRAVSRALDGLFGILGEEHARVGSAVQRLEYVTRRTVEVLVAELPYVTLLLRVRGNTDTERWAMERRREFDQQVAALLKEAVADGDLRSDVELRLATRLLFGMINSIVEWYRPDARGASSGEQVADAVVQLAFAGLRSAA
- a CDS encoding 3-hydroxyacyl-CoA dehydrogenase — its product is MTALELSSPVAVVGTGTMGQGIAQVALLAGHPVRLYDAVPGQAQKAAGVIAARLDRLVEKGRLTADDHAAAGDRLTPVESLAGLAGCGLVIEAILEQLDVKQRLFEELEGIVAEDCLLATNTSSLSVTAIAGTLDKPGRFVGLHFFNPAPLLPLVEVVSGFATEETAATRAYETAKAWGKTPVRSADTPGFIVNRIARPFYAEALRLYEERAADPATIDAVLRECGGFKMGPFELTDLIGQDVNEAVTRSVWESFFQDPKFTPSLAQRRLVESRRLGRKSGQGWYAYGGDAVPAEPHTAAPAKAPESVVLHGDLFPADALVDLIRKAGIRVGRGKGVPSYPGFIELPSGVHLALADGTAADAAAEPTIHFDLALDYRAATRIALAPSSRVGEQALNEAIGLFQALGKKVSVIGHTPGMIVARTVWMLVDFALDAVGREVASAEDIDTAMRLGVNYPLGPLEWGRRLTAYRVAESLDVLNDEYPTGRYAPSQALRRQAVREEYS
- a CDS encoding Lrp/AsnC family transcriptional regulator, whose product is MASERMADGHDGDRPEERSGEQPEERLGERSPERQQGLPRPLDAIDRDILHILHTDGRASIRSVAERVHVSRANAYARINRLIDDGVIRGFGARINHERAGQGASAYITLKIVQNTWRTVREHLRTLPGASHIALVSGDFDVLLLVHTPDNRALRELVLTRLQSIPEVLSTRTLLVFEEDDLEPES